In Desulfoferula mesophila, the genomic window CTAACCTACCAAAGATCATTGCGCCGCTGATTCCGATGGTCGAGACCAACCCCAGCCATTCCACCCACAGAGACAAGCAGGACACGATGGTGTATTTTGAATCAAGGGCAATGCACCGCCCTTCTACTCCTGCCTGAACTCACGGTGCGACCAGCATCGAACCACACATGCAGGGGACGAGCATGTCTATTCTAGAGCCCATCGAGGAGAGCCCACGCAGCCTGTACCAAGCGGTCTATGCGCCGGTCAAGGCCGAGATCATCCTGGCCGGGATCAAAGTGGGACTTTTTAGCCATCTGCAAGAACCCATCAGCGCAGCCGCCCTGGTGGACAAGCTGGGCTGGGAGCCAAGGGCAACCGAAATACTGCTCAATGGCCTGGCTTCTGCCGATATCTTGCTAAAGCAAAACGGTCTGTTCTCCAACAGCCTCGAGGCCTCGCGTTTTCTGGTCCCCGGCAGGCCCACCTATTTGGGAGATCATCTGCTCAACACCCACCGCATGGTGACCGGCGGGCTCGTCGGCCTGCCCGAGCGCCTGCGCAATGACACGCCTCCCCAAACCCAGCAAACCGGCCAATCCGGCCCAACCGACTGGTCGGCCATGGCCGAGGGCATGGCCAATTCGGCCCGGGCGGGGCGGGTGCAGATGGTGCTGCCTCTGGTACTGGGACTGCCCGAGTTCACCACCTTCCGCAAAATGCTGGACCTGGGCGGCGGGCCGGGCCTGCTGTGCATCGCCATGGTGCAGGCCCATCCCTCCATGCGCGGGGTGGTCTTTGACAATCCGGCTGTGGGTGACCAAGCTCGCCAGTACATACAAGAGCACGGCCTCACAGATCGTGTCACCTTTTTGGGCGGCGACTACATGAGCGATTCCCTCGGCTCGGGCTACGACCTGGTCTGGGCCAGCGCCTCGCTGAATTACTGCGGCGAGCGGCTCGACGAGCTGGTGGCCAAGGTCTACAACGCCCTGGAGCATGGCGGAGTCTTCGCCGTGTTGCAGGAGGGCCTGACCCACGAGGGCACCAAGCCCTCGGAGATGGTGCTGCCCATGCTGGCCTGGCGGCTGGGCTCGGACGAGGGAATCAATTTCGCGCAAGGACAGATCGCCCAAGCCATGCTGGAGGCCGGTTTCCGCTCGGTGCGTTCGCGCACCGTGCAAACCCTGCACGGCCCCATGGACTTTGACGTGGCCCGGAAATAGGAGCGCAACGGTTCGGTCAAAAAAATAGCCGGGCGTTGGGATGCTACAAACCAACGCCCGGCGCAAAACTGCTGTCGGAACTTTACTTCAGCTCGACCTCCACGAAACTGAACTCGCGCTCCCCCGCGTTGATGGTGTTGTGGCTCACCCCGGCCGGGCGGGCGTAGGTGGCTCCCGCCTGCAAGCCGACCTCTTTCGTCCCGTCGGCGTCTTGCAGGCGCAGCACTCCGTCGGTAAGCGGCACCACCACATAGTCCAGAGGGTGCACGTGATGCCCCGTTGCCCCGCCGGGAGGCAGCCGCCACAAGGTCGCTTTCACCCGCTCATTATCCACTTGCACCGTTGACGTCACTTGCATTTGCGCTCTCTTTTCGGGCTGGGGAAAAAATCGAACCGGAAGGCCCACGCCTCCCGGTTTCGCCGTTTGGGATGCCTTATACCAGCAAACTCACTGTCCCTCATCCGGCTTGGTCTGGCTGGTATCCTCGGCCTGCTCGCGGGCCTTTTTGCGCGCCGCCTTGAGCTTGGCCGCCTTTCGGCCGCGCACCGCGCCGGAGGAAACATCTTCCACCACGCTCCACCAGCCCACCACCTGGCGAGCCAGGTTACCGATCTGCTTGATCAGCTCCCCGGCGGTGTCGCGGTCCTTGAACACGAAGTGCTCGCCCTCCACGTCCACGCTCACCGTGGCCCCCACCTTGAGCGGGGGCTCCATGCGCCCGTGGGCCAGGATCACCGAGCCGTCGGCCAGCTTCACGTAGCCCAGGCTCAGCGGGGCCTCGAAGCCCGGCGGGGGGTTGTAGAGCTCGGTCCAGGTGAGCAAAGCGCCCCGCCCCGGCTTGAGGCTCTGGGGCAGCAGCAGGGGGCGGCTGGGAACCAGG contains:
- a CDS encoding cupin domain-containing protein translates to MQVTSTVQVDNERVKATLWRLPPGGATGHHVHPLDYVVVPLTDGVLRLQDADGTKEVGLQAGATYARPAGVSHNTINAGEREFSFVEVELK
- a CDS encoding methyltransferase yields the protein MSILEPIEESPRSLYQAVYAPVKAEIILAGIKVGLFSHLQEPISAAALVDKLGWEPRATEILLNGLASADILLKQNGLFSNSLEASRFLVPGRPTYLGDHLLNTHRMVTGGLVGLPERLRNDTPPQTQQTGQSGPTDWSAMAEGMANSARAGRVQMVLPLVLGLPEFTTFRKMLDLGGGPGLLCIAMVQAHPSMRGVVFDNPAVGDQARQYIQEHGLTDRVTFLGGDYMSDSLGSGYDLVWASASLNYCGERLDELVAKVYNALEHGGVFAVLQEGLTHEGTKPSEMVLPMLAWRLGSDEGINFAQGQIAQAMLEAGFRSVRSRTVQTLHGPMDFDVARK